A region from the Vicia villosa cultivar HV-30 ecotype Madison, WI linkage group LG3, Vvil1.0, whole genome shotgun sequence genome encodes:
- the LOC131658663 gene encoding uncharacterized protein LOC131658663, whose amino-acid sequence MDTPIDTVKEAKRYTHTYSFFRDPLTALEGLSSLMTAFCLKSFTDNYGNILTLLETVVDTPALQTLMQFYDPEMRCFTFQDYQLAPTLEEYSIILNLKVKNEVPFIDIPKEVNFKLIAVALYLSIKEVSDNWKSNGGVSGFSLKFLVRKAKEEFEKKNWNAYNALLAVAIYGIVMFPSVPNFVDSAAVHIFMGKNPIPTLLADTYYAVHSRYEKSGGAITCCLQLLFIWFLSLLPSKGPFVKTRDTLKWTHRIMSLTSYDIQWQRYRINVSEVIVGCGEFDNVPLIGNRGCINYNPVVSLRQLGYTLKDKPADHLIAETIYFEKGSDPEKLERIIVAWKKIRKHYGAHLGKKESLALTPYVKWIEKRVGSLLVPYDRVAPLQKQPPLILSEFLPTELYKNALATNYRLHEREQETNLKFFEERDAKMRLMHQLKQVEGASSSQASTRRRPYELLEEDLYHKQQECLQLQRSESSLKRQKRDSDKQLAEEKAKTARLEEELRRLRAQRRGDGGAHSVTRRS is encoded by the coding sequence AAGAGTTTCACGGACAATTATGGGAATATCTTGACTTTGTTGGAAACCGTGGTTGATACTCCTGCTTTGCAAACTTTGATGCAATTTTATGATCCTGAAATGAGGTGTTTCACGTTCCAGGATTACCAGTTGGCTCCGACATTGGAAGAGTACTCTATTATTCTTAATCTCAAGGTAAAAAACGAAGTGCCATTCATCGACATTCCTAAAGAGGTGAATTTCAAGTTGATTGCtgttgctctttatttgagcataaaagAAGTATCTGATAATTGGAAGTCGAACGGAGGTGTCTCGGGGTTCTCTTTGAAGTTCTTGGTGAGAAAAGCTAAAGAAGAATTTGAGAAAAAGAATTGGAATGCGTATAATGCCTTGCTTGCTGTAGCCATTTATGGGATTGTGATGTTCCCAAGTGTTCCTAATTTTGTAGACTCAGCTGCAGTGCACATCTTCATGGGAAAGAATCCTATCCCTACATTGTTGGCCGATACTTATTATGCCGTTCATTCCCGATATGAGAAAAGTGGTGGTGCCATCACTTGTTGCCTTCAGTTGTTGTTCATCTGGTTCCTCTCTTTGTTGCCCAGCAAAGGACCTTTTGTGAAGACAAGGGATACGCTCAAGTGGACACACAGGATTATGTCACTTACTTCTTATGATATTCAGTGGCAAAGGTACCGAATTAATGTTTCCGAGGTGATAGTTGGGTGCGGGGAGTTTGACAATGTTCCTTTGATTGGTAATAGAGGTTGCATCAATTACAATCCCGTGGTATCCTTGCGTCAGTTGGGGTATACTTTGAAGGACAAACCGGCGGATCATTTGATAGCGGAGACGATCTATTTTGAGAAGGGGTCGGATCCGGAGAAATTGGAGAGGATAATTGTGGCTTGGAAGAAGATCCGTAAGCATTATGGAGCCCATTTAGGAAAGAAAGAATCGCTTGCTCTGACACCGTATGTTAAGTGGATTGAAAAGCGAGTCGGAAGTTTGTTGGTGCCATATGATAGAGTTGCACCacttcaaaagcaacctcctttgaTTCTATCTGAATTTCTGCCGACAGAGCTTTACAAGAATGCTTTGGCTACTAACTACAGGTTGCACGAAAGAGAGCAAGAGAccaatttgaagttctttgaaGAAAGAGACGCAAAGATGAGGTTAATGCATCAACTCAAGCAAGTCGAAGGCGCAAGTTCAAGTCAAGCCAGTACCCGGAGGCGTCCCTATGAGTTGTTAGAGGAAGATTTGTATCACAAGCAGCAAGAGTGTCTACAGTTACAGAGATCAGAGAGTAGCCTCAAGAGGCAGAAGCGGGATTCAGATAAACAGCTAGCAGAAGAGAAGGCTAAGACTGCTCGACTTGAAGAAGAACTAAGAAGACTCCGAGCCCAGCGGAGAGGAGATGGAGGAGCTCATTCTGTTACCAGGCGATCCTAG